The following are from one region of the Dreissena polymorpha isolate Duluth1 chromosome 2, UMN_Dpol_1.0, whole genome shotgun sequence genome:
- the LOC127868191 gene encoding uncharacterized protein LOC127868191: MSEGVAVSDNPVLPNGSCSSREKTWYSSYVCTWHVLTEQPHDCLSKSCAASRIRYNAGNGLMEFLHNLGMSIPTKSKLPMLDDLGQINGRDVVSALAIGKTIKITVDNIDGHIKAYQVRLGSGNRDFHYTHWSILIDRFDPRDLQGLSTQPKQITAQGPDPTIFFLSSNEHEALRKRCTQLVMRILVEEIQPLSMFSTATPRLVDHKYRQVVDRPSQVHPVFVSRTNK; the protein is encoded by the exons ATGTCCGAAGGTGTTGCAGTTTCTGATAACCCTGTCTTGCCCAATGGATCTTGCAGTTCCAGAGAAAAAACATGGTATAGCAGCTATGTATGCACTTGGCATGTACTTACGGAACAACCACATGATTGCCTTTCAAAAAGCTGTGCTGCATCACGTATAAGATATAATGCAGGGAATGGA CTCATGGAGTTTTTACACAATCTGGGAATGTCAATACCTACAAAAAGCAAGCTGCCAATGTTGGATGACCTTGGACAAATAAATGGTCGGGATGTAGTTTCTGCTTTGGCTATTGGGAAAACCATCAAAATCACAGTTGATAACATTGACGGGCACATAAAAGCTTATCAG GTCAGGCTTGGTAGTGGAAACAGAGATTTTCACTACACTCATTGGTCGATCCTTATCGACAGATTTGACCCAAGAGATCTTCAAGGACTGAGCACACAACCGAAACAGATAACTGCCCAAGGACCTGACCCTACCATCTTCTTCTTGTCTTCAAACGAACATGAAGCATTAag GAAAAGATGTACTCAGCTTGTCATGCGGATACTGGTAGAAGAAATACAGCCATTGTCCATGTTTTCTACGGCAACACCTCGTCTTGTGGACCATAAATACAGACAAGTGGTTGATAGACCATCACAAGTTCATCCAGTGTTTGTAAGTAGGACAAATAAATAG
- the LOC127868189 gene encoding uncharacterized protein LOC127868189, with protein sequence MNFMKVLNATKNISLESDSPQLALTIGHYIKHIALLKSSIGVQTEDEQMIKEARHFTELYNAHWNDRVSCVAKRRQQMRHINKPTKVPLTSDLIKLKDWLLQQLRNVIKVENPTRVLWEKAANMAMVRIAMFNKRRIAEVSEMKVTDFTEMEAQDDIDSEIYNALDMSEKILSKRMKVIEVRGKSTRSLRKVCVLLTPDMIDAVRYLLKTRNSSSEFLFSRQSDNTPLDGCTAMRTITKACPGLQQPGLIRTREMRRYLATTAQILDMTGAELKMVADHMGHNINIHTDVYRLQSSILEKTKVARVLIATENGSISRYQGKNLQEISLEDIAEPVSFEDSWSEGATGTGTGTDAAVTLSGDESDDEIELPLSEHSDENKAISCSPTSLMSKVQHLKGKQVTARSGRGMKRKWNGEENDFFLNFFKEEITQNKMPTGEKIVKAQKKLNRTVAQIRTRVHNIIHGKQKVA encoded by the exons ATGAACTTCATGAAAGTATTAAATGCTACTAAGAACATATCATTGGAAAGCGACTCGCCGCAGTTGGCTCTCACTATTGGCCACTACATTAAACACATCGCATTGTTGAAAAGCAGCATAGGGGTCCAGACCGAAGACGAACAAATGATCAAAGAAGCACGCCATTTTACAGAACTATACAACGCACACTGGAATGACAGGGTTTCCTGTGTTGCCAAAAGAAGACAGCAAATGAGACATATCAATAAACCGACAAAGGTACCACTGACGTCCGATCTTATAAAATTAAAAGACTGGCTTCTTCAACAGCTTAGAAATGTCATCAAAGTGGAGAATCCGACGCGAGTACTTTGGGAAAAGGCGGCAAACATGGCAATGGTCAGAATTGCCATGTTTAATAAAAGGAGAATTGCGGAAGTCTCCGAAATGAAGGTAACCGACTTCACGGAAATGGAAGCACAGGACGACATTGATAGCGAGATATACAATGCACTGGATATGTCGGAAAAGATTCTTTCTAAAAG AATGAAAGTAATCGAAGTACGAGGAAAATCCACGAGGAGCTTACGGAAAGTTTGCGTTCTCCTGACTCCAGACATGATTGATGCTGTGAGATACTTGTTAAAAACCCGGAACAGCTCAAGCGAGTTTTTGTTTTCGAG ACAAAGTGACAACACCCCGTTGGATGGATGCACTGCAATGAGAACAATAACTAAGGCATGTCCAGGGCTGCAACAACCCGGTCTGATCCGTACAAGAGAAATGCGACGATATTTGGCGACTACGGCTCAG ATTCTTGATATGACGGGCGCTGAATTAAAGATGGTTGCTGATCACATGGGGCATAACATCAATATTCACACTGACGTTTACCGTCTCCAAAGTTCTATCCTCGAAAAAACTAAAGTAGCGCGGGTGCTGATAGCGACGGAGAATGGAAGCATCAGCAGGTATCAAGGGAAGAATCTCCAAGAAATATCACTTGAAG ATATAGCAGAGCCTGTCTCGTTCGAGGACTCTTGGTCAGAAGGGGCAACAGGGACCGGAACTGGCACTG ATGCAGCCGTTACGCTATCTGGGGACGAATCCGACGACGAAATCGAACTGCCGTTGTCGGAACACTCAG ATGAAAACAAGGCGATCAGTTGCAGTCCTACAAGTTTGATGTCTAAAGTACAACACCTTAAAGGAAAACAAG TGACTGCAAGAAGTGGAAGAGGGATGAAGAGGAAGTGGAACGGGGAGGAGAACGATTTCTTCCTGAACttctttaaagaagaaataaCCCAGAACAAGATGCCAACTGGAGAGAAAATTGTAAAGGCTCAGAAAAAGCTTAACCGAACCGTAGCACAAATACGAACAAGGGTGCATAATATAATACATGGGAAGCAGaaagtagcatga